Proteins encoded together in one Olsenella timonensis window:
- a CDS encoding restriction endonuclease subunit S encodes MEYKKLGQVAEIGTGSSNTQDQVENGDYPFYVRSSEVKRSDTYEFDETAIITAGDGEVGKVFHFAEGKYALHQRAYRVHVTSSELMPRFCYWYMVGRFQGYVEMKACSATVMSLRKPMFLEFPIPVPPLDIQHEVVRVLDSFAELEAELKAELEARKAQYAHYRDKLLSRESLEAMAGAPVNLAPLGELGTFSRGRRFTKADYVDEGIPSIHYAEIYTRFGTSTNKAFSFVRPDKANSLRYAQYGDLVIACTGEDAKDIAKAVVWLGEEPVAVHDDCSIYRHSLNPKYVSYFFQTSSFSRLKEMYSTEAKMTRISAKRLAAIEIPVPPPSVQQKVVDILDRFESLTTSLTDGLSAEIEARRQQYEYYRDRLLDFPRKEEATS; translated from the coding sequence GTGGAGTACAAGAAGCTGGGTCAGGTTGCTGAAATTGGTACTGGCTCGAGCAACACACAGGATCAGGTCGAGAATGGCGACTACCCGTTCTATGTTCGCTCGTCTGAGGTCAAGCGGTCGGATACCTATGAGTTTGATGAGACAGCGATTATTACCGCCGGGGATGGTGAAGTTGGAAAAGTATTTCACTTTGCTGAAGGGAAGTATGCATTGCACCAGCGTGCATATCGTGTCCATGTAACTTCTTCTGAGCTCATGCCTCGCTTTTGCTACTGGTATATGGTTGGTCGTTTTCAAGGGTACGTAGAGATGAAGGCCTGCTCTGCCACCGTCATGTCACTTCGTAAGCCGATGTTCCTTGAGTTTCCAATACCCGTCCCGCCCCTCGACATCCAGCATGAGGTCGTGCGGGTTCTAGACTCCTTCGCGGAGCTGGAGGCGGAGCTGAAGGCGGAGTTGGAGGCACGCAAGGCGCAGTACGCCCACTACCGCGACAAGCTGCTGTCCCGCGAAAGCCTCGAGGCGATGGCAGGTGCGCCGGTAAACTTGGCGCCATTGGGCGAGCTTGGCACCTTTTCGCGCGGGCGACGTTTCACGAAAGCTGACTATGTCGATGAGGGCATTCCGAGCATTCATTACGCTGAGATTTATACACGGTTTGGAACATCTACTAATAAGGCGTTCTCCTTTGTACGTCCGGACAAGGCAAATTCCCTTCGATATGCTCAATATGGTGATTTGGTAATTGCATGTACTGGAGAGGACGCTAAGGACATCGCTAAGGCTGTCGTTTGGCTTGGTGAAGAGCCGGTTGCCGTTCATGATGACTGCTCGATTTACCGTCATTCTCTGAACCCGAAATACGTGTCGTATTTCTTCCAGACCAGTAGCTTTTCCAGGCTGAAAGAGATGTATTCGACGGAAGCGAAGATGACAAGGATATCTGCGAAGCGCCTCGCCGCGATTGAGATTCCCGTTCCACCGCCATCGGTTCAGCAGAAGGTCGTTGACATCTTAGATCGCTTTGAATCGCTCACGACCTCTCTTACCGACGGCCTGTCTGCGGAGATCGAGGCGCGACGCCAGCAGTACGAGTACTACCGCGACAGGCTCCTCGACTTCCCGCGCAAGGAGGAGGCGACGTCATGA
- a CDS encoding GIY-YIG nuclease family protein produces MSKGVIYILTNPSFPQYVKIGYASNLQRRLHELNRSGALPYAFRTYATYDVDHKLTDKALHELIDQLNPDLRTIETFNGKTRTKEFFEMSPEDAYAILEAIARISGTEGRLHRVTPTGEQIEEEREAEEARHDAETGRRTRFRFSMVGIKPGEKVVFANDPSKVAIVVDDTRVEYEGVTTSLSALAKEFLGRNSGVQGPLHFTYEGERLSERRLRMED; encoded by the coding sequence GTGAGCAAAGGCGTCATCTACATCCTCACCAACCCTAGCTTCCCGCAGTACGTGAAGATTGGTTACGCGAGCAACCTGCAGCGTAGGCTCCATGAGCTCAACCGCTCCGGGGCGCTCCCGTACGCGTTTCGGACGTATGCGACCTACGATGTCGACCATAAGCTGACGGATAAGGCGCTCCACGAGCTCATCGACCAGCTGAATCCCGACCTTCGCACCATCGAGACCTTCAATGGGAAGACCCGTACCAAGGAGTTCTTCGAGATGTCTCCCGAGGATGCCTATGCCATCCTTGAGGCCATCGCCCGCATCTCGGGAACGGAGGGCAGGCTCCATCGCGTCACTCCCACTGGCGAGCAGATTGAAGAGGAGCGCGAGGCGGAGGAGGCCCGCCATGATGCAGAGACTGGAAGGCGAACTCGCTTCCGCTTCTCCATGGTTGGCATCAAGCCTGGCGAGAAAGTGGTTTTCGCAAACGACCCATCAAAGGTGGCTATCGTTGTTGACGACACGCGCGTCGAGTATGAAGGCGTAACTACTTCGCTCTCTGCGCTGGCCAAGGAGTTCCTGGGCCGCAATAGCGGGGTGCAGGGGCCGCTTCACTTTACTTACGAAGGGGAGCGTCTCTCTGAGAGAAGACTTCGCATGGAGGATTAG
- a CDS encoding IS256 family transposase — protein METVQQDAFATLGLAEEGGEGLTGLARALLEAGVNEMMAAQADAACEATGTTRSGFRERRLETQVGTIALRIPKLRQGTYFPDGLVERWSRVDRAVICAVAETCALGVSTRKVGKVLERMGADRLSKDAVSRICSALDAEVAELRSRQLPAMRFPYLWVDATYVPCRRGGRGATAAVVTAIAVGEDGVRRAVGLACVDAESYASWKGFPRGLRERGLSGVQCVTSDAHGGIARAARELFPGAAWQRCVVHLERDVIDACPTRAKRAAAGRVLHAVFDEDDPGRVRALYRAACDVVSSLSPDAGRIMEGAEADALAYLDFPEAHRRRIRTNNVQERCNREIKRRARVVQSFPSEEALVRLVGAVCCEASEDWSGRRYMEPSAIEGLWGRELLPVPEPTEGQVTRARSRIAALSGIDEGAMAA, from the coding sequence ATGGAAACTGTACAGCAAGACGCGTTCGCGACGCTCGGGCTCGCCGAGGAGGGCGGCGAGGGGCTCACGGGCCTCGCCAGGGCCCTGCTCGAGGCGGGCGTCAACGAGATGATGGCCGCCCAGGCCGACGCCGCCTGCGAGGCGACCGGCACGACGAGGAGCGGGTTCCGAGAGAGGCGTCTCGAGACGCAGGTCGGGACCATCGCGCTCAGGATACCGAAGCTGCGCCAGGGCACCTACTTCCCGGACGGCCTCGTCGAGCGGTGGAGCCGGGTGGACCGCGCCGTGATCTGCGCGGTGGCCGAGACGTGCGCGCTCGGCGTCTCGACCAGGAAGGTGGGGAAGGTCCTCGAGCGCATGGGCGCCGACCGGCTGTCCAAGGACGCCGTCTCGCGCATCTGCTCGGCCCTCGACGCCGAGGTCGCGGAGCTGCGCTCCCGGCAGCTCCCCGCGATGCGCTTCCCGTACCTGTGGGTCGACGCGACCTACGTGCCCTGCCGCAGGGGCGGCCGCGGCGCCACGGCCGCGGTGGTCACGGCCATCGCCGTCGGCGAGGACGGCGTGCGCAGGGCCGTCGGCCTGGCGTGCGTCGACGCGGAGTCCTACGCGAGCTGGAAGGGCTTCCCGCGCGGCCTCCGCGAGCGCGGGCTCTCCGGCGTGCAGTGCGTGACCTCCGACGCCCACGGCGGCATCGCCCGGGCGGCGAGGGAGCTCTTCCCGGGCGCGGCCTGGCAGCGCTGCGTCGTCCACCTCGAGCGGGACGTGATCGACGCGTGCCCGACGCGCGCGAAGAGGGCCGCCGCCGGGCGCGTCCTCCACGCGGTGTTCGACGAGGACGACCCCGGGAGGGTGAGGGCGCTCTACCGCGCGGCCTGCGACGTCGTCTCGTCCCTGTCGCCTGACGCCGGGAGGATCATGGAGGGGGCCGAGGCGGACGCCCTCGCATACCTCGACTTCCCCGAGGCCCACCGCCGCCGCATCAGGACGAACAACGTGCAGGAGCGCTGCAACCGCGAGATCAAGCGCCGCGCGCGAGTGGTCCAGAGCTTCCCGTCGGAGGAGGCGCTGGTCCGGCTGGTGGGTGCGGTCTGCTGCGAGGCGTCCGAGGACTGGTCCGGCCGCAGGTACATGGAGCCGTCCGCGATCGAGGGCCTGTGGGGGCGCGAGCTCTTGCCCGTCCCGGAGCCGACCGAGGGGCAGGTCACGAGGGCTCGCTCGAGAATCGCGGCGCTCTCGGGGATTGACGAGGGGGCGATGGCGGCGTAG
- a CDS encoding type I restriction endonuclease subunit R: MTVDDPIAKDTAPGTPTYGLILQGPESTVCSEAPAAPAAEGAYQSEADLEAGLIDILTHQGYDRFYVETEAELVANLRAKLEELNGIEFTDAEWKRFSSENVTNPALTVIDKTRRIQDDPVVAFQRDDGSYKNVYLLDRDHIHRNRLQVMNQYEADEGTHKNRYDVTVLVNGLPLVHIELKRRGVRLREAFNQIERYQRESFWSGSGLFEFVQVFVISNGTSTKYYGNTVRWDHTHPKAGRRGASSFEFTSWWTDSRNRRIADLEGFARTFLSKGTLLMVLTHYCVLTAEDEPKLLVMRPYQICATERILNRILVSELDKRRLGTVDAGGYVWHTTGSGKTLTSFKCAQLASRMEGVDKVMFVVDRKDLDYQTMKEYNRFQRDAVNGSVDTWALDMNLRDDTKRICVTTIQKLSVLIERNARHPIYFQHVVLIFDECHRSQFGKMHQEIVKKFKYYHLFGFTGTPIFAKNANMSGDPTLRTTEQAFGDRLHSYTIVNAIDDGNVLPFRVSYLQTMRAKDGLRDDQVQAIDTEGALTSFSRILGNAEYILDHYDQHTMRQASGTGFTSLLATESIPAARRYYAALKQLQETRAERGELKLPLKIAMIYSYAPNGDDLATGIIADESMDAGQLDASDREALEVAIEDYNAMFGTSFSTDGAKFQNYYKDVSQRLKSRELDMLVVVDMFLTGFDSKTLNTLWVDKNLRMHGLIQAFSRTNRILDSVKAFGNVVCFRDLSDEVDDALELFGDESAGGIVILKSYQEYLSDYMMLLEEIKKKYLSEDGTLCIFGEAAEKGFVGAFGALLRLRNVLSVFDDFPKDDVLSPRLLQDMQSMYLDIADKLKAKAKAEKVDIVDDLVFEIELIKQVEVNIDYILELVMQARGGNGEDKVAYDKISRAIAISPQLRDKAELIMEFVERMGVTSDGVSVLDEGGEAARRSKVDAEWTSYVRERVERELNAIITEEKLKPEETRRVVSYAFDAGGVPETGTLVQSCLPKVSRFAKGNAYGEQRHRVISRLREFYEKFRTLIRRYPVQLEEQS, encoded by the coding sequence ATGACCGTCGATGACCCCATCGCCAAGGACACTGCTCCCGGCACGCCGACCTACGGCCTCATCCTGCAGGGCCCCGAGTCGACGGTTTGCTCCGAGGCACCCGCCGCGCCCGCGGCCGAGGGCGCCTACCAGTCGGAGGCCGACCTCGAGGCCGGCCTCATCGACATCCTCACGCACCAGGGCTACGACCGGTTCTACGTCGAAACCGAGGCCGAGCTCGTCGCCAACCTGCGCGCCAAGCTCGAGGAGCTGAACGGTATCGAGTTCACCGACGCCGAGTGGAAACGGTTCAGCTCGGAGAACGTCACGAACCCGGCGCTCACGGTCATAGACAAGACCCGGCGCATCCAGGACGACCCGGTCGTCGCCTTCCAGCGCGACGACGGCTCGTACAAGAACGTCTACCTCCTGGACCGCGACCACATCCACAGGAACCGCCTCCAGGTGATGAACCAGTACGAGGCGGACGAAGGCACGCACAAGAACCGCTACGACGTGACTGTGCTCGTGAACGGCCTTCCGCTCGTGCACATAGAGCTCAAGCGGCGCGGGGTGCGCCTGCGCGAGGCGTTCAACCAGATCGAGCGCTACCAGCGCGAGAGCTTCTGGTCGGGCTCGGGGCTCTTCGAGTTCGTCCAGGTCTTCGTAATCTCCAACGGGACGAGCACGAAGTACTACGGCAACACCGTGCGCTGGGACCACACGCACCCGAAGGCGGGGCGGAGGGGCGCCTCCTCGTTCGAGTTCACGAGCTGGTGGACCGACTCGAGGAACCGCCGCATCGCCGACCTCGAGGGCTTCGCGCGCACCTTCCTCTCGAAGGGGACGCTGCTCATGGTCCTCACGCACTACTGCGTGCTCACCGCCGAGGACGAGCCTAAGCTGCTCGTCATGCGTCCGTACCAGATCTGCGCCACCGAGCGGATACTCAACCGCATCCTCGTCTCGGAGCTTGACAAGCGCCGCCTCGGCACGGTCGACGCCGGCGGCTACGTCTGGCACACCACGGGCTCGGGCAAGACGCTCACCTCGTTCAAGTGCGCCCAGCTCGCGAGCCGCATGGAGGGCGTCGACAAGGTCATGTTCGTCGTGGACCGCAAGGATCTCGACTATCAGACCATGAAAGAGTACAACCGCTTCCAGAGAGACGCAGTTAACGGCTCAGTTGATACATGGGCGCTTGATATGAATTTGCGTGACGATACTAAGCGTATCTGCGTCACAACTATTCAAAAGCTCAGTGTACTGATTGAGAGAAACGCGAGGCATCCAATCTATTTCCAGCACGTCGTGTTGATCTTCGACGAGTGTCATCGCTCTCAGTTTGGCAAGATGCACCAGGAGATCGTCAAGAAGTTCAAGTACTACCACCTGTTCGGCTTCACGGGCACGCCTATCTTCGCGAAGAACGCCAACATGAGCGGAGACCCGACCCTGCGCACCACCGAGCAGGCGTTCGGCGACAGGCTTCACTCCTACACCATCGTGAACGCCATCGACGACGGCAACGTGCTGCCGTTCCGCGTGAGCTATCTGCAGACGATGAGGGCAAAGGATGGGCTCAGGGACGACCAGGTTCAGGCCATCGACACCGAGGGTGCCCTTACGTCCTTCTCGCGCATCCTGGGCAACGCCGAGTACATCCTCGACCACTACGACCAGCACACGATGCGCCAAGCGTCTGGAACTGGTTTCACCTCTCTTCTCGCGACGGAGTCGATTCCTGCCGCCAGGCGCTACTATGCCGCGCTCAAGCAGCTTCAGGAGACTAGGGCTGAGAGGGGAGAGCTCAAGCTTCCCCTCAAGATTGCGATGATTTACAGCTATGCGCCAAACGGGGACGATCTGGCGACGGGCATTATTGCGGACGAGTCCATGGACGCCGGCCAGCTCGACGCAAGCGACCGTGAGGCGCTCGAGGTGGCCATCGAGGACTACAACGCCATGTTTGGCACGTCCTTCTCTACGGACGGAGCCAAGTTCCAGAACTACTACAAAGATGTCTCGCAGCGCCTCAAGTCTCGCGAGCTCGACATGCTCGTTGTCGTGGACATGTTCCTGACGGGTTTTGACTCCAAGACGCTGAACACCCTTTGGGTGGACAAGAATCTGCGTATGCACGGCCTTATCCAGGCGTTCTCGAGGACGAATCGCATCCTCGATTCCGTTAAGGCCTTTGGAAACGTTGTCTGCTTCCGTGACCTTTCGGACGAGGTGGACGACGCTCTTGAACTCTTCGGGGACGAGAGTGCCGGCGGTATCGTCATTCTTAAGTCGTATCAGGAGTACCTGTCTGATTACATGATGCTTCTGGAGGAGATTAAGAAGAAGTATCTCTCCGAGGACGGTACACTCTGCATCTTTGGGGAGGCTGCCGAGAAGGGCTTTGTCGGCGCATTCGGGGCGTTGTTGAGGTTGCGCAACGTGCTTTCCGTGTTTGACGATTTCCCCAAGGACGACGTGCTCAGTCCACGGCTGCTGCAGGACATGCAGAGCATGTACCTTGACATTGCCGACAAGCTTAAGGCCAAGGCGAAGGCCGAGAAGGTTGACATCGTTGATGACCTTGTCTTTGAGATTGAGCTCATCAAGCAAGTTGAGGTCAACATCGACTACATTCTCGAGCTTGTGATGCAGGCGCGAGGCGGCAACGGTGAAGACAAGGTTGCATACGACAAGATTTCGCGTGCTATTGCGATCTCGCCGCAGCTGCGTGACAAGGCCGAGCTCATCATGGAGTTTGTCGAGCGCATGGGCGTTACTTCCGACGGCGTGAGCGTGCTCGATGAGGGCGGAGAGGCCGCGCGTCGCTCCAAGGTGGATGCTGAGTGGACCTCTTACGTGCGCGAGCGCGTGGAACGTGAGCTCAACGCGATTATCACTGAGGAGAAGCTCAAGCCTGAGGAGACGCGACGTGTTGTCTCATATGCCTTTGATGCGGGCGGGGTGCCAGAGACGGGGACACTCGTTCAGTCCTGCCTGCCGAAGGTATCGCGATTTGCAAAGGGCAACGCCTACGGAGAGCAGCGTCATAGGGTGATTTCAAGGCTGCGGGAGTTTTACGAGAAGTTCAGGACGCTTATCCGGAGGTATCCGGTGCAGCTTGAAGAACAGTCATGA
- a CDS encoding RNA-directed DNA polymerase, with the protein MTKSVSEQLECHRSYAEYLDEISEDELLYGLLGCGMFSDKLPPMFSSEALFGYVENFSLPTKPERHRYVSFCTPKNDGGVRAMGIPHPISYAQLCLTLEDSWAKIKQRMKDGCINQKYKVSRIHLRKQSISGRLFKMNYHVWQLDGDPTPLIQINATYRVTTDISMCFPSIYSHAVPWALVGKEAAKVKRGNQLWFNKIDRDLRNCTDGETHGILIGPDSSNLIAEIILTEIDKELIAKGYRYVRNIDDYTCYTESYDGARRFLVELDEQLIKYGLLRNQKKTLIEPLPVPLSEDWVTELRRLSNELPEKVDRGAVDSSLDYATALMQVHKNTSIMIFLLRVLAKRDFTAPAEELLVSRMLQLVRSYPYLVITFEELVLNRFNVATEDINLLSNYLYKLSFDTHDWFGAYYAFYYSLKYKFNINGVLVDDVISSDDCLLKTLEYRYALERNNKSAIQKLESDAMQLLKNGDADDNWLFVYEALSAQQLGNNSLGDLKSKGVAFISFA; encoded by the coding sequence ATGACGAAGTCAGTTAGTGAGCAGCTCGAGTGTCACCGTTCTTACGCAGAATATCTCGATGAGATTTCTGAAGATGAGCTCTTGTATGGACTACTAGGTTGCGGAATGTTTAGCGATAAACTCCCACCCATGTTTTCCTCAGAAGCGCTCTTTGGCTATGTGGAGAACTTTTCTCTACCGACAAAGCCAGAGAGGCACAGGTATGTTTCCTTCTGCACTCCAAAAAACGATGGGGGTGTTAGGGCTATGGGGATCCCGCACCCCATATCCTATGCCCAGCTTTGCTTAACGCTTGAGGACAGCTGGGCAAAAATAAAGCAGAGAATGAAAGACGGCTGTATTAATCAAAAATACAAGGTGAGTCGAATTCATCTCCGCAAACAAAGCATTTCCGGAAGACTATTCAAAATGAACTATCACGTGTGGCAGCTTGACGGAGACCCAACTCCTCTGATTCAGATTAACGCCACTTATCGAGTAACGACAGATATCTCGATGTGCTTCCCCAGTATATATAGTCATGCAGTCCCGTGGGCTTTGGTCGGGAAAGAAGCAGCTAAAGTAAAGAGAGGCAATCAGCTCTGGTTTAATAAGATTGATCGCGACCTTAGAAATTGTACAGATGGCGAAACCCATGGAATACTTATCGGCCCCGATTCTTCAAACCTAATTGCTGAAATTATACTTACGGAAATTGATAAAGAGCTGATTGCAAAGGGATATAGATACGTTAGAAATATAGATGATTATACCTGCTATACAGAATCGTACGATGGCGCCCGGAGATTCCTTGTAGAGCTGGATGAGCAGCTAATCAAATACGGTTTACTTAGAAATCAGAAGAAGACTTTAATCGAGCCTCTCCCGGTCCCGTTAAGCGAGGATTGGGTTACGGAGCTAAGGCGCCTATCGAATGAACTACCAGAAAAAGTCGATAGGGGCGCTGTAGACAGTTCGCTCGATTACGCTACAGCTCTTATGCAGGTACATAAGAATACATCCATTATGATTTTCCTGCTTCGTGTTCTTGCTAAACGAGATTTTACGGCTCCGGCTGAAGAACTGTTGGTGAGCAGAATGCTCCAGCTAGTAAGATCCTATCCTTATTTAGTTATCACGTTCGAAGAGCTTGTCCTCAACAGGTTTAATGTGGCCACTGAAGATATCAACCTCTTATCAAACTACTTATATAAGCTTAGTTTTGATACGCACGATTGGTTTGGAGCGTACTACGCATTTTACTACTCACTTAAATACAAGTTTAATATTAATGGCGTGCTCGTCGATGACGTAATATCTTCCGACGATTGTCTACTCAAGACGCTAGAATACCGATATGCTCTAGAGCGGAATAATAAGAGTGCAATTCAGAAACTTGAGTCGGATGCAATGCAGCTTCTGAAAAACGGAGACGCAGATGATAACTGGCTGTTTGTGTATGAAGCACTATCCGCTCAACAGCTCGGGAACAATTCTCTCGGAGATTTGAAATCGAAAGGCGTTGCCTTTATCTCGTTCGCATAG
- a CDS encoding type I restriction-modification system subunit M, with protein MAEFDTTREQQRSALHRAIWGIADDVRGAVDGWDFKMYVLGFLFYRFISEDLAAYIDEGEHEAGDLAFSYAAMSDVDAEAAREDIVEERGYFMLPSELFVNVSARCDKDSDLNETVKAVFDHIEGSSVGTPSERSFRGLFDDIDLNSSKLGNGVAERNGRLVKIIKGIAGLDFGNVADAKIDLFGDAYEYLMNMYASSAGKSGGEFFTPQEVSELLAKIVIGDKASVNKVYDPACGSGSLLLKFAKLLGQENVRRGFYGQEINITTYNLARINMFLHKVNFDKFDIALGDTLLEPKHWDDEPFDAIVSNPPYSVKWAGDADPTLINDPRFAPAGVLAPKSKADLAFTMHMLSWLSADGKAAIVEFPGVLYRGGAEQKIRKYLVDNNFVEAVIQLPANLFFGVTIATCVIVLSKGKADDKILFVDASEEFSHVGNKNKLMPENIQKIYDAVHDRSEEEHFSKLVGIDEVGSENDYNLSVGTYVEKLDTRERVDIVELNERIKGIVAREQELREQIDAIVADLEA; from the coding sequence ATGGCAGAGTTTGATACAACAAGAGAGCAGCAGCGCTCGGCGTTGCATAGGGCCATCTGGGGCATTGCCGACGACGTCCGCGGCGCTGTAGACGGCTGGGACTTCAAGATGTACGTCCTGGGTTTCCTCTTCTACCGCTTCATCTCCGAAGATCTTGCAGCCTACATTGACGAGGGCGAGCATGAGGCGGGAGACCTCGCGTTCTCTTACGCCGCCATGTCCGACGTTGACGCCGAGGCCGCGCGGGAGGATATCGTCGAAGAGCGCGGCTACTTCATGCTGCCCTCTGAGCTCTTCGTGAATGTCTCCGCGCGCTGCGACAAGGATTCCGATCTCAACGAAACCGTCAAGGCCGTGTTTGACCACATTGAGGGTTCGAGCGTCGGCACGCCCTCTGAGAGGAGTTTCCGAGGCCTTTTCGACGACATCGACCTCAACTCCAGCAAGCTTGGAAATGGGGTTGCCGAGCGCAACGGCCGTCTTGTCAAGATTATCAAGGGCATAGCTGGACTCGACTTTGGCAACGTCGCCGACGCCAAGATTGACCTGTTCGGCGATGCCTACGAGTACCTCATGAATATGTACGCCTCGAGTGCTGGCAAGTCGGGTGGCGAGTTCTTTACGCCACAGGAGGTATCCGAGCTCCTGGCAAAGATCGTCATCGGTGACAAAGCGAGCGTCAACAAGGTCTACGATCCTGCCTGCGGGTCGGGGTCGCTGCTGCTAAAGTTCGCCAAGCTGCTGGGACAGGAGAACGTCCGCCGTGGGTTTTATGGCCAGGAGATCAACATCACGACATATAACCTGGCTCGCATTAACATGTTCCTGCACAAGGTGAACTTCGACAAGTTCGACATCGCTCTTGGGGACACTCTGCTCGAGCCCAAGCATTGGGATGATGAGCCGTTTGATGCCATCGTCTCTAATCCGCCGTACTCAGTGAAGTGGGCGGGCGACGCCGACCCAACGCTTATCAACGATCCACGCTTCGCGCCAGCGGGCGTGCTCGCGCCGAAGTCCAAGGCTGACCTTGCGTTCACGATGCACATGCTCAGTTGGCTCTCCGCTGACGGTAAGGCTGCCATCGTCGAGTTTCCCGGCGTATTGTATCGTGGCGGCGCCGAGCAGAAGATTCGCAAGTATCTCGTAGACAACAACTTTGTTGAGGCGGTCATCCAGTTGCCGGCGAATCTCTTCTTCGGCGTGACGATTGCCACCTGCGTCATCGTGCTCTCCAAGGGCAAGGCCGATGATAAGATTCTTTTCGTCGACGCGTCCGAGGAGTTCAGCCACGTCGGCAACAAGAACAAGCTGATGCCCGAGAATATCCAGAAGATTTACGACGCCGTACACGACCGCAGTGAGGAAGAGCACTTCTCAAAGCTTGTCGGCATCGACGAGGTCGGCTCCGAGAACGACTACAACCTGTCGGTTGGCACCTACGTCGAGAAGCTCGACACGCGTGAGAGGGTCGACATCGTCGAGCTCAACGAGCGCATCAAGGGCATCGTCGCGCGCGAGCAGGAGCTGCGCGAGCAGATCGACGCCATCGTTGCGGACCTGGAGGCGTGA